A stretch of DNA from Orcinus orca chromosome 3, mOrcOrc1.1, whole genome shotgun sequence:
atttttcacagaaatagaacaaaaaactcTAAGATTTATATGGAATACAAAATactctgaagagccaaagcaatcctgagaaaaaaacaacaaagctaAGAGTGCCACactctgatttcaaattatattacaaagctataataatcaaaacagcatggtattggcagaaaaaacagatacatagatcaatggaacagaattaagagaccagaaataaacccacacatacatggacaaataatttatgacaaagaggcaggaacatataatggagaaaggagagtgtcttcaataaatggtgctgggaaaactgaacagcaattttttcatgcaaaaaaatgaaactagaccactatctcacatcatacacaaaaatcaacttgaaatggattaaagacttgaatgtaagacctgaaaccataaaactcccataagaaaacaggcagtatgctctttgacaccAGTCTTAGCAATAGCTTTCTGGATATATCTCCTTAGGGaaaggaaacaaaggcaaaaataaacaaatggcactacataaaactaaaaatcttctgcacacaaaagaaaaccatcaacaaaacaaaaatacagcttagtgaatgagagaagatattttcagattatatatccaataaggggttcatgtccaagatatataaagaattcatacaattcaacaacaaaataaccaaacaacctgattttaaaagtgggcagaggagTTGAATagactttttccaaagaagacatacaggtggccaacaggcacatgaaaagatgttcaacatcactaagtattaggGAAATGCcgatcaaaatcacaatgaaatatctCCTTGtgcccattagaatggctatcagaaaagcaagaaataacaaatgttggtgaggatgtggagaaaagagaaccttcatacactgttgctgggaatgtaaattgttgcagccagtATAAATTGTTGCAGTATGGggattcctaaaaaaattaaccatagaactaccatatcatccagctgttccatttctgggtatttatccaaagaataaaaacattaatttgaaaagatatatgcacccctatgttcattgcagtattatttacagtagccaagatatggaaacaacctaagtgcccattaatggatgaatggataaagaagatgtggtaatacatacaatggaatacaactcagccatgaaaaatatgaaatcttgccatttgggaaaacatggatgggccttgagggtactatgctaagtgaaataggtcagacggAGAAAGTCAAATACCTTATGATTACACTCATACATAgaatataaacaacaaataaacaaaacccaaaaataaatgaacaaaacaaaccaaacaaaaacaagcaggtagatacagagaacagagtagctgttaccagagaggaaggggtcaggggagggcaacatgggtaaaggggatcaaccATACAGTGATGaatgaaaactaaatttttaGTGCTAACACTGTACAGTGTAtcaagaagtagaaatataaagtTATACACATGAAACTGACATAGTGTTATACACCAATggtacctcaattaaaaattctaataattaaaaaatgaacttgtatatatttacaatggaatattattcagccatgagataaggaaattctgccatttgtgacaatgtggatgGGGCTTGAGAGCATTATACTTattgagataagtcagacagagggaGACAAATCCTCCATGATATCGCTTAcaagtagaatctaaaaaagttgaactcataaaaaaagagtaaaatggtggttaccagggactggagggtggggaaataaaaaaaatgttgttttagGTAAAAATGTGCAACTACTAGatgaataagtcctggagatctaatgtatagTATAGCTATTATGGGCAACAGAATTATATCATAAACAACAAACTTGTTAAGAGATTAGACCTTAATTATTCCcaacacaaaaatgaaattgtaattatgtgatttcttttttaacatctttattggagtataattgctttacaatgttgtgttactttctgctgtgtaacaaagtgaatcagctatacgaatacatatatccccatatcccctccttcttgcgtctccctcttatcctccctatcccacccctctaggtggacacaaagcaccgagctgatctccctgtactatgcggctgcttccaactagctatctattttacatttggtagtgtatatatgtccatgccactctctcacttcgtcctagcttacccttccccctccccatgtcctcaagtccattctctatgtctgtgtctttattcctgtcctgcccttaggttcttcagaacctttttttttagattctatatatatgttttagcatacagtatttgttttctctttctgacttcactctaggcccatccacctgactacaaataactcattttcatttctttttatggctgactaatattccattgtatatatgtaccacttcttctttattgattcatctgtcgatggacatttagattgcttccatgtcctggctattgtaaatagagctgcaatgaatattgtggtacatgtctctttttgaattatggttttcttagggtatatgcccagtagtgggattgctggatcatatggtagttctatatttagttttttaaggaacctccatactgttctccatggtggctgtatcaatttacattcccaccaaaagtgcaagagggttcccttttctcctcaccctctccagcatttattgtttgtagatttttttgatgatggccattctgaccagtgtgaggtgatacctcactgtagttttgattttcatttctctaatgattagtgatgctgagcatcctttcatgtgtttgtttgcaatctgtatatattctctggagaaatgtctgtttaggtcttctgccaatttttggtttgggttgtttgtttttttgatactgagctgcatgagctacctgtaaaatttggagattaatcctttgtcagttgcttcatttgcaaatgttttctcccattctgagggttgtcttttcatcttgtttatggtttcgtttgctgtgcaaaagctcttaagtttcattaggtcccatttgtttatttttgtttttatttccatttctctaggaggtgggtcaaaaaggatcttgctgtgatttgtcatagagtgttctgcctatgttttcctctaagagttttaagtgtctgactttacatttaggtctttaatccattttgagtttatatttgtatatggtgttagggactattctaatttcattcttttacatgtagctgttcagttttcccagcaccatttattgaagaggctgtcttttctccattgtatattcttgcctactttatcaaagatacggtgaccatatgtgcgtgggtttatctctcggctttctatcctgttccattgatctatatttctgtttttgtgccagtaccatactgtcttgattactgctgctttgcagtatagtctgaagtcagggagcctgattcctccagctccgtttttgtttctcaagattgctttggctatttggggtcttttgtgtttccatacaaattgtgaaatttttgttctagttctgtgcaaatgccattggtagtttaatagggattgcattgaatctgtagattgctttgggtagtatagtcattttcccattgttgattcttccaatccaagaacatgatatatctctccatctgtttgtatcatctttaatttctttcatcagtgtcttatacttttcagcatacaggtcttttgtccccttaggtaggtttattcctaggtattttattctttttgttgcaatggtaaatgggagtgtttccataatttctctttcagatttctcatcattagtgtataggaatgaaagagatttctgtgcattaattttgcatcctgctattttaccaaattcattgattagctctagaagttttctgtagcttctttaggattctctatatatagtgtcatgtcatctgcaaatagtgacagctttacttcttcttttccaatttggattccttttattttttttttcttctctgattgctgtggcttaaacttccaaaactatgttgaataatagtggtgagagtggacaactttgtcctgttcctgatcttagtggaaatggtttcagtttttcaccattgagaacgatattggctgtgggtttgtcatatatggcctttattatgttaatgtaagttccctctatgcctactttctggagggtttttatcataaataggtgatGAAtgttgccaaaagctttttctgcatctattgagatatcatatggtttctctccttcaatttgtttatatggtttatcacattgattggtttgcatatattgaagaatccttgcagtcctgggataaaccccacttgatcatggtgtatgatccttttaatgatgttggattctgtttgctaatattttgttgagaacttttgtatctatgttcatcagtgatgttggcctgtagttttctttttttgtgacatctttgtctggttttggtatcagggtgatggtggcctcgtagaatgagtttgggagtgttcctccctctggaagtgtttgagaaggataggtgttagctcttctctgtttgatagacttcacctgtgaagccatctggtcctgggcttttgtttgttggaagatttttaatcacagtctcatttTTAGTGGTTGTGATtcgcctgtttatattttctatttctttctgtttcagtctcagaaggttgtgcttttctacgaatttgtccatttcttccaggttgtccattttactggcatagagttgcttgcagttatctctcatgatcctctgtatttctgcagtgtcagttgttacttctcctttttcatttctaattctattgattgagtcttttccctttttttcttaatgactctggctaatcaattttgtttatcttctcaaagaaccaacttttaattttattgatctttgctacagtttccttcatttctgtttcatttatatctgctctgacctttatgatttctttccttctgctaactttgggggtttttttttgctcttcattctctaattgctttaggtgtaagattaggttgtttatttgagatgtttcttgtttcttgaggtaggattgtattgctataaacttccctctcagaactgtttttgctgcatcccataggcctTTGGggtcattgtgctttcattgtcatttatttctaggtattatttgatttcttcagtgatctcttggttattaagtagtgtattgtttagcctccaagtgtttgtattttttacagaattttcctgtaattgatatctaggttcatagcattgtggttggaaaagatgcttgatacaatttcaattttctgaaatgtaccaaggcttgatttgtgatccaggatatgatctatcctggaggatgttccaggaggacttgagaagaaagtgtattctgttgtttttgtcctataaatatcaattaagtccatcttgtttaatgtatcatttaaagcttgtgtttccttatttattttcattttggatgatctgtccattggtgaaaatggggtgttaaagtcccctactatgattttgttactgttgatttccccttttatggctgttagcatttgcctcatgtactgaggtgctcctatgttgggtgcataaatatttacaactgttatatcttcttcttggattgatcccttgatcattgtgtagtgtccttctttgtctcttgtaatagtctttatcttaatgtctattttgtctgatatgagagttgctagtccagctttcttttgatttccatttgcatggaatacctttttccctccccgcacttttagtctgtatgtgtccctagatctgaagtgggtctcttgtagacagcatatatacaggtcttgtttttgtatccattcagccagtctatatcttttggttggagcctttaatccatttacatttaagataactatcaacatgtatgttcctattaccattttcttaactgttttgggtttgttattgtaggtcttttccttctcttgtatttcctgcctagagaagttcctttagcatttgttgtgaagctcgtttggtggtgccgaattctcttagcttttgcttgtctgtaaaggttttaatttctccattgaatctcaatctgatccttgctgggtagagtaatcttggttgtaggtttttccctttcatcaccttaaatatgtcctgccactcccgtctggcttacagagtttctgctgaaagatcagctgttaaccttatggggattcccttgtatgttatttgatgtttttcccttactgcttttaatattttttctttgtatttaatttttgatagtttgatgtttctccttggatttatcctataggactctctgagcttcctggacttgattgactatttcctttcccatattattgaagttttcaactataatctcttcaaatattttctcagtccttttctttctctcttcttcttctgggacccctataacttgAACGTTGGTGAGTTTGATGTTGTCccggaggtctctgagactttcctcaattcttttcattcttttttctttattctgctctatggtagttatatccactattttatcttccaggtcacttatccattcttctgcctcagttattctgctcttgattccttctagagcatttttaagttcatttagtgtgttgttcatcattggttgtttgctctttagttcttctaggtccttgttaaacgtttcttgtattttctatattctatttccaagattttggatcatctttactatcattactctgaatcctttttcaggtagactgcctatttcctcttcatttgtttggtctggtgggtttttaccttgctccttcatttgctgtgtatttctctgtcttctcattttgcttaacttactgtctttgggatctccttttcgcaggctgcaggtttgtagttcccgttgtttttggtgtctgccctcagtggctaagtttggttcagtgggttgtgtaggcttcatagggaggggactggtacctgtgttctagtggatgaggctggatcttgtctttctggtgggcaggaccatgtccggtggtgtgttttggggtgtctgtgaccttattacgattttaggcaacgtctctgctaatgggtgaggttgtgttcctgccttgctaattgtttggcatagagggtccagcactgtagcttcctggtggttgagtggagctgggttttagcatTGATATGGAGATCGCTGGGAGAACTTCTGCTCTTTGacattacatggagccaggaggtctctggtggaccaatgtcctgaacttggctatCTCAccccagaggcacaggcctgacaccagctggaggaccaagaccctgtcagccacatggctcagaagaaaagggagaaataaaataattaaaataaaaaaaattgaaaataaaaaaattgaaaaagtaataaaaaaaaaaaaaggacagacagaaatctgggataaatggtaaaagaaaaactatacagacaaaatcacagaaagaagcatacacatacacacaaaaagagaaaaaggaaatatatatatatacctatatttaaaaaaaaaagaagacagcaaccaaatcaataaacaaatctaccaatgttaATAAACtctaaacactaaactaagataaacataaaaccaggaacaaattagatgcagaaagccaaccccaagtctacagttgctcccaaagtccacctcctcaatttgggatgattcgttgtctcttcaggtattccacagatgcagggtacgtcaagttgattgtggagatttaatccgctgcttctgaggcttctgggagagatttccctttctcttctttgttcgcacagcttcgGGCCTCAGCTTcagatttggccccgcctctgcatgtaggtcgcctgagggcgtctgttcctcgctcagacaagacggggttaaaggagccgctgattcgggggcaccggctcactcaggccggggggagggaggggcatggagtgcggggcgagcctgcggcagcagagccCAGCGTGACattacaccagcctgaggcgcgccgtgcattctccccggggaagttgtccctggatcccgggaccctggcagtggcgggctgcacaggctcccgggaggggaggtgtggatagtgacctgtgctcacacacaggtttcttggtggcggcagcagcagccttagcgtctcttgCCCAcgtctggggtccgcactgatagccgcggctcgcgcttgtctctggagctcctctaAGTGGCGCTCTGAACCCCCTCTCCTCGTGCCCCAGGAcgcaaagaggcaagaaaaagtctcttgcctctttggcaggtccagacttttccccagactccctcccggctagccgtggcgcactagcccccttcaggctgtgttcacgccgcccaccccagtcctcttcctgcgctccgaccgaagcccgggcctcagctcccagcccccacccgccctggcgggtgagcagacaagcctctcgggctggtgagtgctggtcggcaccaatcctctgtgcgggaatctctctgctttgccccccgcacccctgttgctgcgctctcctccaagGCTCCGAAGcgtcccccctccgccacctgcagtctctgcccgcaaaggggcttcctagtgtgtggaaacctttcctccttcacggctccctcccactggtgcaggtcccgtctctattctttgtctctgtttttttcttttaccctacccaagtacgtggggagtttcttgccttttgggaggtctgaggtcttctgccagcgttcagtaggtgttctgtaggagttgttccacatgtagatgtatttctgatgtatttgtggggaggaaggtgatctccgcgtcttactcctctgccatctttaaGGTCTCCCTCAATTATGTGACTTTTTAGAGGTGCTAGTTAAGGCTATTGTGGCAATCATAGAGCAATatacaaatgtatcaaatcaaaaTGCTGTGGACACAATGTTATTTGCCAAAtacattacaattaaaaaaaagcttaCTCCCTTCTATGCGTACTTTATAACTAATGATGCCCCTTCCCAGTATTTGTGAACCAAACCGTGTTGTTGATAGGATGTCAATATTAAAGATTACCATTTGCAttaatgtgtcaggcactatgatGGATGATTTACTTAAACCTTTGCAATAATCCTTCAACGTAGaaattattatccacattttacaggaAAATTCAGGATTTATAAAGggtaagtaactttcccaaagtcatgaGACAGAACTGAGTAAGAGAAACTGCATTCTTTACGACATTAGAAGTTTCCCATGTAAATAAGTATACCTTAACGTCAAGTAATAATTAGCCTTAAGATATAACCCTAAAATGTACATAGGCAAATATGCAAAATGGATTACCCAAAAGTGGTTAAAATTTAGAGCTGGAGTCAGATAGAAACAAGTCCAAATCCTGGTACCATCTCTTAGTAACAGTGTTGCTTTGGCAAAGTTATTTCATTTCTGAAGCTTCAgtatctcatttgtaaaatgataatATTGGAACCTACTTCACTATCTTATAGGGTTGTGGAGAGAATTAAGTgagaaatatgtataaaatgctcAGTCAGTATAGGACTTGGAACCTATGCATACAATAAATGttagaaattataatttttatcattatagtCACTAAAATACAGAGATATTGGGAGTGgtgaaatgtattaaaatgtgtttattatcAAAATAACTAACGTTAAGATCTTTCATTTCTTATAAACTGACATATGAGATACTCAGAAAAAATAGTaacattatctttattttcttctccaccTTGGTGTTAATGCAtccaattctcttttctttttcttttgttaattatCAGTTGTTAAGAAatgttctcctttcttctttttctagagcTCCAAGAAAAATATTCTGATTACTTTGTCACAGGGACCTATTCTCATATTAGCAATTTAACTCTTCCTGGATAGGTAAGGGTTTTTTGTTataattcacttttattttaaaaatgcttcagtTAACTTTTACTGCTTTTCTCATTATTTGCTATGAGAATATCCCTAAAAGTAGGTGGAGTGCTACAAACTCTTTTAAAACTCTTGAATATATTGCCATAATGCTTTCCAGAAAGAGTGAGGGTGAAATTCCCAAGGCATTATATGAGAATGACCCCTTCCCTGCACCACTGCCAATAAtatcttagaaataaaaattctttttaatttgataGGTGAAAACATAGCACTTTGttattttaacttgtatttttttcaatattagtaagattgatttttttcatagttttgttttgttttgttgtctttGAACTTATTTGTGAATTATCCAATCAAGTTCTTTTGTACTTTTCTACTTGGATTTAGTGATTTTTATGTTGAGATTTATCACAGCACTTTACACATTGCTCATATTTTCTTTAACAGGTAGTAGGTGTTTTAAAAGTAGGCAAATGTGTAATATGGTGATAGCTGTACAAAAAGTTTGAATGAACAAAAATTACAAGTATCTGTGCCAATGCACataaattcaacaaacatttatgtgtGTCTACCACGAGGAAGGTGCTGTAATGCCCCATTCAGTATAAAACACATTCTCTGCTCTCAAGAGGCATCTAATCCAGTTGAAGATTCAaaacagaatagaataaagagctATAAGAGAtgtgatttgaaaaataattaatgatCAAGTAAGCAAGGCCTACTTCAGGGTAGGGAATGATCATTGCGATTTGTGTGTCAGGTAGGTTGTACTAACAGGTAAGGTGGGACttgggtagtttttttttttttctttttttaaattaaacattctTGACCAAAACTTTAATTTACAACTTAATATACAATATGATGTCTGTAACTTCTTGAAATTCTCACCTGGCTCTTGGAAAGAGTTGGGTCTACATTTTCAGTCTTCATCATCAGGAAAGATCCCTAATTCTTCATCCGTCCACTGGGAAGGATCTGGATATGGAAAATGACCCAGCATGTTATCTGAGTCATGCCAAAAGCGCCAGAGAATCCAGAACCACATGGTTGCACTGAAGAACTCTGCCTTGATCACCTGGGATCTGGTCAGCTGGGGAAACTGCCTGTACTGGGGCTCGATATGCACATCTCCACCAGCATGACGGACTCCAGCGCCTCCAGCCGCCCGCGCGCGCGCGGCCCCTGAAGAAGTGGCCTCCAACGCGCGCTAAAGGCGCTAGATGCGTCAAAGCCGACATGCCAGCCCACGTTCGGTCAGCAATCCCCAGGCCGCACCGCCGCTTCACGTCACTTCCTATGGCGCCCCTCCCAGTGACGTCAGTCGGACTTGGGTAGTTTTGATGAAaggaagaaatgggaacaaagcAAATAAGCAGGTATATCATTTTGAGGATGTCATGAGATAAAAGTAGAGATCAGGATTCCTATGCTTTTCTAGGAAACTATGAATAGAAACCTCTGTCATGGAGGAAAAGACCTTTAAGATCTATCTAAAGAGTTTAAGTTTTAATAAGCTTTCATCATTGTTGCAAATATGAGGCCTGATTTTAGCACTAACTTGGTATCAGCTATCATAAAGGTTTATCtgaaaagtttcaaaaataaGACCTACTTTATTATTTCACTGCTCTTTAGACCTATTCTCAGATGAAAGATTCCCTCTCAATTCAATGGGACATTTGGGGTCCAAATGTAAAGCTGACTTCTATTACGGTATCCAGTAGTAATCATACCAGTTTATTTGCAGTGGCAAAGATAAGAAACCCTAATGCAGAATGGCTTGAATAAGTAGGGGAATATTTTTCTCACACGACAAGAAATCTGAAGATGAGGGAAGCTTTTGGCAGTGGTTTAGAGGCCCAGCTGTTCCAGGACCAGTACGTCTCTGATTCTCCAGCTCATGACCTCATTGTCACAAGCTTGCTGCTACAGCTCCCAGAATCATATTCACTTCCATGACAGGGTGATTCTGGCCAGGTCTTTTCTTAGTATAAGGAAAGCAAAAACTTTTCAGGAAACCCACAACAGTATTATACTGGTTTCTAATTAGCCAGAACTAAATCACACAACCTTTCCTAAATACAAGAGAAGCTAAGAAAGCATACAGTGTAGGGAAAAGGGAGTTGAGAACTGATGTTGAAATAGCCAGCCTCAGGCTCTGCCCTAGTAACACTACATGAAGGAAAGACCAAGAAATTATTTCAAGACATGGAAGCTTCATGGTTAGCACTGCAGTATCGCGGAAGAGAAGAATATGGGTAAGAATGCTTAGTTAACTCATATTAACAGCTTTCCAATTTGGGTTGAATAAAAAACAAGTGTAGAGATTCAGATCATTCTTGTGTAATAGAGCTAAGTAGAATGAGAGTGCTGAATGACCAAATATTTAAAGTCTAAGGTAGCAAAGACCAAAGAAGTTCTTGAAAcgtttttattctttgtatttttaagtgaGTTCAGTGTTGGC
This window harbors:
- the LOC101278952 gene encoding LOW QUALITY PROTEIN: NADH dehydrogenase [ubiquinone] 1 beta subcomplex subunit 2, mitochondrial-like (The sequence of the model RefSeq protein was modified relative to this genomic sequence to represent the inferred CDS: deleted 1 base in 1 codon) → MSALTHLAPLARVGGHFFRAARARAAGGAGVRHAGGDVHIEPQYRQFPQLTRSQVIKAEFFSATMWFWILWRFWHDSDNMLGHFPYPDPSQWTDEELGIFPDDED